The genomic region GTCGAAGTCCGCAAGCTGCTGCGACAGGTAGTACGCGCCGAACTCGATGTTCGTCTCCGGATCGTTGAGCCGGCTCACCGCGAAGCCCCTGTGGCCCAGGCGCCTCGCGATCCACTTGCCCGTCTCCGGCATGATCTGCGAGAGCCCGCGCGCGCCCGGGCCCGAGCGCGCGACCGACTCGAACAGGCTCTCCTGACGGATCAGCGAGAAGAACAGGCTCGGGTCCACGCCGCGCTTCGCGCACTCCCGCACCACGACATCGCGCCAGTGCGCCGGGCAGATCTTCCTACGCAGGTAGACCGGCGCGTCGCTGATCTCGTCGGCCGGCGAGAGCCTGAGCATCCGCTCCGCGAACCGGATCGCGCGACGGTGGAAGCCGTTGCGTTCGTAGTACCCGATGAGCACGTCGAGCATCCTCGGGTCGGAGGCGAACCCGGCCTCGAGCTTCGACAGCTCCGCGGCGGCCGGCCCCGGCATGTGAAGGCAGAGGAAGTGGTCGGCCCTGACGAACGTGGGGTCCTCGGAGAGCCGCTCGCGCATCGCGGCGCTCACGCCGGGCACGTAGACGCGCTCGTGCCACTCCGCGAGCCACGCGGCGAAGTCCCGCCGCTCCTGGCTCCACGGCAGGCCGGGCGGGCGCGACGCGAGCGTCGCCGGCTGCGGGGATGTCGCAGGCTCCGGACGACCGTCCTCCAGGAAGGCCAGCCGCTCGAGCGCCCGCCTCCCGTAGAACGAGTCGCGCGCCGCGCCCGCCGCCTCGCGGTATCGCTCGATCGCGCTGTCGATGCGCCCGAACCGCTCGTCGACCTTCCCGACCCAGTAGAGCGCTCTCGCGGCCCGCGCGCCGGTCGAGCTCGCGTAGAGCGTGGCGAAGTCGGCCGCCGCCTCGCGGTACTTCCCCAGCTTGTAGAGACACAGCCCTGCGCGGAAGAGCGCGTCGCCCGCGCGCTCCGAGGACGGATACCTGTCTGCCAAGGCGCTGAATGCGTCCCGGGCCTCGTCCCAGCGCTGCTCCTCCTCCAGGAGGCGCGCCTTCTCCCAGAGGATGTGCGCCGTCCCGATCCGGTCCGCGTACAGCGCGGCGTACCTGTCGTACGCGGCGACGCTCTCGTCGATGCGCCCCAACCGCCTGAGGCAGAAGGCGAGCTTCGACCACGCGAGGTCGGCGTACCCCCCCTCCGCCCCCAGCTCGACGGCCCGCTCGTACTCCCGGGCCGCCCCCCGGAAGTTGCCCTGGCGCTGTTGGCACCGGCCCAGGTGGTACGCGGCCTGCGCCGCGAACTCGCCCGCGTCGTGCTTGAGGTAGTGGGTGAAGAACTCCGCGGCGTCGCGGAGCCTCCCATCGTGGTAGGCCACGAGCCCCTGGTGGTACCGGTCGGTGAACGAGCGCGAGACGGCGCGGCCGCGCTTGAGCGCGTCGCGGGCGCCCGCCGTGCTCGGGTGGGCCGTCACGGCGGTGGCGTAGCGCTCGAGCGCCCGGTCGGTCTCGCCCAGCTCCTCGTGGGCAAGGCCGATCTTGTAGAGCGCCTTCGCGAGGTCGCCGTCGGCGGCGGCCTCGAGCATCTCCTCGTACCATCGCAGAGCCGACGTCGCGTCCCCAGCGTCGAGATACGCGTCACCGAGCGACTCGAGCGCCTGGAGATCGAAGCTCGTTGTGACGCCGTCGCTCAGCACCTCCCTGAGCGTGGACACCGCGGCCTCGAGATCGCCGCTCTCCAAGCGGCATCGGGCCAGACGCACGCGGATGGCGTCCGAGATGACGGGGAGAGCGACGAGAGCGTTACCGTAGGCGGCGGAGGCTTCGTCCCAGCGCTTGAGGCTCTCCAGCGATCGCCCCTCGAGAAACCGCGAACGCGCAGCCATGTTCGAGAGATAGACGTCCGTGGTCCCGTTGTTCGCGGCGATGGTCTCGGCCGTCCGCGCGTACAGCGCCGCCGCCCGTCGGTACTCGCCCGCAGTGAAGCTCCTCTCCGCGGCGGCGTGGAGCGAGTCGACGTCGGTACGCCACGAGGCGGACGCCGGTCCGACGAGGCAGGAGAGCTGGAGCGCGCAGACGAGCGCCATGGTAACGAGCTTCGGATGCGCTCTCATCGCAGGACAGCGGAGCAAGAACCGGACCGGGCGGGGCGAGGGCGCGCCGCGGGCGCGGCGCCGTGAGAGGATCATCGGCCTGTCTTCTTCTGCGCCTCCGACGCCGCGACGAGGACCGGGTCCCACACCGGGGAGAACGGCGGCGCGTAGCTCATGTCGACGTCGGCGAGCTGGGAGACGGTCATGCCCGCGTGGAGCGCGGCGGCGATCGTGTCGATGCGTTTGGCGACACCCTCGCGGCCGACCATCTGCCCGCCGAGGAGCCTGCCGCTGCCGCGCTCGAAGACGAGCTTGACCGCGATGGGCGACGCGCCCGGGTACGCCGGCGAGCGCGACGGCGCCGCGATCCTGACCGAGTCGGCGTCCAGCCCCTCGCGGCGCGCGGCCTCGCTCGAGAGCCCGGTGCCGGCCACCTCGAGATCGAACACCTTCGTGGCGTTCGTGCCGGCGATGCCGCCGAAGGCGCGGTTCCCCCCGACGGCGTTCTCCCCGGCGATGCGCCCCTGCTTGTTCGCCGTCGTGCCGAGGGGGATCCACGCGGGGCGTCGCGTCACGACGTGCATGGCCTCGCAGCAGTCTCCCGCGGCGAGGACCGCGGGCTCGCTCGTCACCTGCCGCGCGTCGACCTTGATCGCGCCGCTTGGGCCCGTCTCGATGCCGGCGGCGCGCGCGAGCTCCGACGCCGGCCGGATCCCGACGGCCACGAGAACGAGGTCCGCCGGAAGCCGCTGCCCGCCGGCGAGGACGCAGCCGACGCTCCGGCCGTCCGCGCCCGGCTCGAACCCCTCCACCTTCGTTCCCTTCCGGACCTCGACGCCCTTGTCGAGCAGCTTCCGCTCGACGAGCTCGCTCATGTCCGCGTCGTACGTGGACAGGAGCGACGGCAGAAGCTCGACGACGCTCACGGCGAGCCCGCGCGCGGCGAGCGCCTCGGCCATCTCGAGGCCGATGTACCCGCCGCCGACGATCGTCGCGCGCCGCGCGCCCTGCGACACGCGCCGCTTGAGCGCCTCGCCGTCCTCGAGCGTCCTGAGCGTGAACACGCCGTCGAGGTCCGCGCCGGGCAGGGGCACTCGAACGGCCCGGGCGCCCGTGGCGATGACGAGCGCGTCGAAGGCGAGCGCCTGCTCGCCCTCGGACGCGCGCAGCGTCACGGTCCGCTTTCGCGGATCGAGCGCCATGGCCTCCGTGCGGAGCCGGACGTCGATCCGGCGCTCGCGGCGGAAGAACGCGGCGTCGTGCGCGATGAGGGCGTCCCGCTCCGGAACGACGTCCGCGATGAAGTACGGCAGTGAGCACGCCCCGTAGGAGACGTCGTCGCCCTTCTCGACCGCCACGATCTCGATGTCGGGACGCAGCCGCCGCGCCCGGCTCGCCGCGCTCATGCCCGCGGCCACGCCGCCCACGACGACCAGCCGACCACCCTCGCGCATTGCCGACGCCATCGCTCCTCCTGGGTGACCGAATGGCTACCACATCGGCCGCGGCGTGGCAAGTCTCCGGCGGGGCCTCGTCACGCGGCGAGCCCCGCCGCGGTCGGCCGCGCGACCCGCCCGCCAAAGCGGTGGGGGCGGCACGAGGCCGCCCCCACCAAGGCCGGCGCACTCACGTTGTCCACCCACCATGCTGCCGCGTCGGCCTCCGTCTGTTCGGACCGAGAGACAGGCCCTACGAGATCTCGACCTTCTTCGCCTTCGCCGTCTCGGCCTTGGGAACGCGTACGGTCAGCACGCCACTCAGAGTGAGCTGGATGTCGACGGTCGGGCTCCAGCTGAACTCGGAGAAGGAGAGGGGACTCATCCAGTTCCGGATCAGCCGGTCCATCGCCCTGCCCATGTCTTCGGCAACGACCGGCAGGTCCCTTCTCGGCCTCCAACGAACGAGCTCCATCTGCTTCACCTCCTTCCCTAAGTGATGTGCTTACGGTCGGCTGCGAGGATTCTGATGCGGAAGACCGTCCGGCGATTCTGGGCCGCTTGCGACGCAGCGAGCCCCGAAGAACGTGGAGCCCCCGGTCCGAACCGGAGGCTCCACAACGGTCCTGCTCGCCGCGCCTGCGCGCCGTCGGACGGCAACGCTCGCTGCGACGCTCTCGGGAGCGTCGTCCGCGCCTACGGCTTGTCCTCCTCAAGGCACTTCCTGAGCGCCTCGTGGAGCCGAGCCCGCGCCGCGGGCGGCAGCACGATGCGCTCCTGGACCACCTGGTGGAGGACGATCGTCCGGCGGAAGGTGTGCAGCATCGCCTGCGCCTTCACGCAGCTCCGGAGATGCTCCTCGATCTCGAGCCTCAGCTCCTCGCCGGCCTCGCCGTCGACGTACGCCGACAGAGCCTCCAGGAGCCCCTTGCAGTCGAGCATGCTACTCCTCGAAGCGCCCGCCCAGATTCGCGGCGAGGAACTTCTCGGCCGCCGCGTAGTAGCGGAGCCGGTTGCCGGGCTTGGCGAACCCGTGCCCCTCGTCCTCGAACAGCAGGTACTCGTGGGCGATGCCCTTCGCCTTCATGGCCGCGACGATCTGTTCGGCCTCGGCCTGCTTGACGCGCGGGTCGTTGGCCCCGTGCGCGATGAGCATCGGGATGCGGATCGCGTCCACCTTGAAGAGCGGCGAGCGCGACTCGAGAAACTCCCTGTCCGTCACGGGGTCGCCGACTCGCTTGTGCAGCACGGACAGCATGGACGACCAGTACGGCGGCACGGTCTCGATGAACGTGACGAGGTTGCTCGGCGCGACGGCGGCGACCGCGCAGGCGAAGAGGTCCGGCGTGAACGTCGCGCCGACGAGCGCGGCGTATCCGCCGTACGAACCGCCCATGATCGCGACGCGCCCGGGGTCCGCGATGCCCTGGCCCACGGCCCACGCAACCGCATCCAGGAGGTCGTCGTGCATCCTCCCGCC from Candidatus Effluviviaceae Genus I sp. harbors:
- a CDS encoding tetratricopeptide repeat protein, with translation MALVCALQLSCLVGPASASWRTDVDSLHAAAERSFTAGEYRRAAALYARTAETIAANNGTTDVYLSNMAARSRFLEGRSLESLKRWDEASAAYGNALVALPVISDAIRVRLARCRLESGDLEAAVSTLREVLSDGVTTSFDLQALESLGDAYLDAGDATSALRWYEEMLEAAADGDLAKALYKIGLAHEELGETDRALERYATAVTAHPSTAGARDALKRGRAVSRSFTDRYHQGLVAYHDGRLRDAAEFFTHYLKHDAGEFAAQAAYHLGRCQQRQGNFRGAAREYERAVELGAEGGYADLAWSKLAFCLRRLGRIDESVAAYDRYAALYADRIGTAHILWEKARLLEEEQRWDEARDAFSALADRYPSSERAGDALFRAGLCLYKLGKYREAAADFATLYASSTGARAARALYWVGKVDERFGRIDSAIERYREAAGAARDSFYGRRALERLAFLEDGRPEPATSPQPATLASRPPGLPWSQERRDFAAWLAEWHERVYVPGVSAAMRERLSEDPTFVRADHFLCLHMPGPAAAELSKLEAGFASDPRMLDVLIGYYERNGFHRRAIRFAERMLRLSPADEISDAPVYLRRKICPAHWRDVVVRECAKRGVDPSLFFSLIRQESLFESVARSGPGARGLSQIMPETGKWIARRLGHRGFAVSRLNDPETNIEFGAYYLSQQLADFDGDVLRALAAYNGGPGNVKRWWNYGGTGDSDVFFEDIGFAETRDYVERVYRYSGIYREIYGGFGN
- a CDS encoding FAD-dependent oxidoreductase, which gives rise to MREGGRLVVVGGVAAGMSAASRARRLRPDIEIVAVEKGDDVSYGACSLPYFIADVVPERDALIAHDAAFFRRERRIDVRLRTEAMALDPRKRTVTLRASEGEQALAFDALVIATGARAVRVPLPGADLDGVFTLRTLEDGEALKRRVSQGARRATIVGGGYIGLEMAEALAARGLAVSVVELLPSLLSTYDADMSELVERKLLDKGVEVRKGTKVEGFEPGADGRSVGCVLAGGQRLPADLVLVAVGIRPASELARAAGIETGPSGAIKVDARQVTSEPAVLAAGDCCEAMHVVTRRPAWIPLGTTANKQGRIAGENAVGGNRAFGGIAGTNATKVFDLEVAGTGLSSEAARREGLDADSVRIAAPSRSPAYPGASPIAVKLVFERGSGRLLGGQMVGREGVAKRIDTIAAALHAGMTVSQLADVDMSYAPPFSPVWDPVLVAASEAQKKTGR
- a CDS encoding zf-HC2 domain-containing protein, with protein sequence MLDCKGLLEALSAYVDGEAGEELRLEIEEHLRSCVKAQAMLHTFRRTIVLHQVVQERIVLPPAARARLHEALRKCLEEDKP